The genomic window AAAAAAGACGATTATTCTACAAGGTTCAAATATTGTAAATGCGGCTTTTAATATTGAAGCCGAACCACAAGTAACCGATTTAGTTATAAAAGATTTAACCTTAAAAGGAACGGGTGAAGGAAAAATTAACGGGATATTAATTAGGGGTAGAAATGAAAGTAGACACAACCGTGTTATGCTTCAAAATATAGATGTTATTCATTGGTCTGCTCAGGGTGTACACATGAAACGGACCAACAATATCATTATGGATAATTGTAATTTTCAATTCAATGGTTCTGCTGGAGGTTTGTATCACAATGTCTATTTTTTGTATAATAAATATATTTTGCAATCGGATTGCGATATGTCTTTCCCTGTAAAAGGTAAAGGAAATAAATATACATCTTGCGAGTATGTTTTGGCTCAAAGATGCACAATAAAAGACACGAAAACCAATGGTATTCAAGCCGATCACGATGAGGCAGGCTATATATTTTTTCATAAATATCATGTTTCGGATTGTGCTCGAGTAGCTTTATGGTTTCCTTGCGAAAATTATTATGATAAATACCATTACACCGAAAACTCCAAATATGCACCACAAAAAGTAATTCTAAATCGTTGCGAAATTGTAAATAATACTTGGGGCGCTATGTGGCGCGCGGTGAACGATTCCTATGTTATAAATAGTGTTTTTGATAATAAAAAAGTTGATATGGGCTTACTGAAATGCGATGTCATTATGGAAAATAGCAGCTTTAAAAAGGGCAATGAAATTTATACAGATGTGAAGCAATGGCCTAAAGATGTTCGGATTTTATGGTAAATAGGATGATAACAAATTTTAAAAGTAAACTTGGAATAGATATGATTAAAATGAAAAATTTCGTTTTAGTACTTTTTGTATTGTTGGTAAATTTGAAAGGGTTTTCAAATAATGCTGAAGGTAAAATAACGAAAGACATTCAAACAGAAGCTGCAAAAGCAAACGAAACCATTCAGTATCATTTTCAATTTAAAAACACGTTGAAAAATACTGAGACCTTTTATTTAAGTGTCGATAGACCACGAGAATTAGTTTGTGAAAACAGTTTGAATACTTCTGAAATAACGTTGAAATCGGGAGAACTATTTAACGGGACACTTTCTGTACTTGTTAGCAATAGAATGCCTGAAGGTGGTCACGAATCTAGTTTTATTGTTATAAAAGATAAAGAAGGGCATATTCTTCAGAAGAAAGAATTTATTACCGTGCGCACGCTGCCACATCCTTTTTTATTAGTCACTAACTCTGTTTTTGATGAAGCCAAACAAAAAATAAAAGATTACGATTGGGCAAAACAAAATTTAGATAAAATGCTATTGGAACTGGATGATTTTGAGTTTCCAGCTCGTAAAACAATTACCAAACCACGTCCAACAAAAGTATGGTCGAGTTTAGCTTATAGATCGTCCGATGGTGAAGAAGCTTTTAAATTAGGTTTAGCGTGGCGTTTAACTCAAGATAAACCATATAAACAAAAACTAATAGAATTTATAAAGGAAGTTTGCGATAACGAAAAAGGTTATTTATCTGTTGGGGCCGCTACAACGGGTGTTCAAGTACACGAAGGGAATTTCTTTTTATTCTTAGCGGCTGCTTGCGATATTGTTTTTAATGAACCCGAACTAACAGCTAAAGATCGTGAAAATATAGAAAATACCTTTCGTTTTTATTTAAAACAAAATAGCTCACACATGGAATCCCTTGGTATCATGAATCACCAAGCCAGTGCTAATGCAGGAGCCATTGTGGTGGCGTTGTTTTTGCAAGATATACCAGAACTAGACTATTTAACAAATGCGGAAGGTGGTATGGCAGACCAGATAGGTAAAGGTGTTATGGCAGATGGTTGGTGGTTTGAAGGTACTGCAAATTATTGCTATTTAGTAACCCAGCGTTACAGTTTAGTGGCTCAGGCTTTTGAGAATTATGGATTAGATTTATATCACAGACGTTTTCCAGTAAAGTTTAAAAGTGCAGATTTCGAAAATTTAAAAGCAGGTTTTACAGGAATGAAATTTGATAATTGGGGCCCTCCTGGAAAAAATACCCGAGGTTTAGAGGATATGGTTACCCCATATATCCCAATGATGGACGAAAACGCCTATGTAGTTTCTAGTAACGATTCTAATTTAAAAGAACCGAATGAGTTTTATGAATTTGCATATCGCGCTTATAAAAAACCGGAATTAGCATGGGTTATTAATAAAACAAAAAGGGAGTCTTGGGTATCATTAATGTATGGATTGCCTAATTTACCAGAGGTTAAAGACCCAAGAACGGAATCTGATTTTATGCCAAATGTAGGCTTGGTGGCTTTACGTTCTCAACCGGAAAATAAATCCCCGGAAAATCAAATTCAAGCGTATTTAAAATACGGGACTCATGGCGGTTGGCATGGTCATTTTGATAGAGCTAGTTTGGTTGCTTTGGATAGAAACGGGCATAAGTATTTTGGAACCGAAATGGCTTGGTACGGCTACGGGAAAGCAGGCTATAAAGAAAGTGTTCAAACATCAGCAACTCACAATATGGTTATTGTAGATGAACTGCAACAAGAAGCCGTTCCGTCCAAACAACTTCTGTTTTTTAAAGGTGAAATAATGCAGGCTTCTGCCGTGGAAACTCATGCTCGTTGGAGAGAAATTCCAAGGTTTAATCTTGAGAAATTTCCACCATGGAATGATAAGGATTTCGATGCGGATTTTAATCCCATTCAGCAACGACGATTATCCATAGTAACTAATGATTATGTGGTGATTGCAGATTATATGAAATCGGATAAAAAGCATAATTACGATTGGTTAATTCATCCTGTTGGTTTAACACATTTGGAAGGGGTGAAAAAAAGTGGGCCAGCTTTAGAGCAATTATCTCAAAATGAAGATTCACCTTATAAATATTTTAAAGACGCACAGTGGTATAAAGCCAATAACGGTGTGAAAATGAAATTTGATGAAGACGGAAATAAGTTAGATATTTACAGCTTATGGCCTAAAAAAGGAAAGGTTTTGGTTAGTAGCTATCCTAATGGTGGGAAACAGCGTGATGTTAGAAACAATCCAAACCGTAAAACTTATGGGTTAAGAATTAATGATAAAGAAGTTGTGTTTCTAAATGTATTAGTACCTTATCAGGGTGAAAATCAAATTAAAAAAATAGAAAGTAAATCGGATACAGAACTTACTGTTTTTATGAAAGATGGTAAAAAACAGCATATCAGAATAGAGAACTTTAAAGCATCAGGTTTCAAAATAACCATGGAAGCATATCAAGATAATTCAATAATAAAAACAGAAACAGCTCATTCAAAATCATTTAATTAAATTATGAAAAAAATAATAAGTTTATTTTCAATAGTATGTCTTGCCACTATTGTATTAGTAAGTTGTAAAGATAAAACTGCAAAAAACACCGCAGAAGTAAAAGAAAAAAGACGTCCAAATTTTCTGTTCGTTTTAGTTGATGATCAATCACCGTTCGATTTACAAACCTACGATCCGAATTCAATTTTACAAACACCAACCATTAGTAAATTAGCAAGTGAAGGTGTTGTTGTAGACCAAGCTAGAAATATGGGATCTATGAATGGTGCTGTATGTACACCATCTAGACACATGATTATGTCTGGACGTACCGTTTGGCATTTACCGCCAAGTGCAGAGTTTCAAAAACAAACAGATCCTGTTGCTATTGATGAGCAAACTATTGGTGCTGTTTTTAATCGTGCAGGTTATAAAACCATGCGTACTTGTAAAAAAGGAAATTCTTATCCTGGTGCAAATAGACAATTTACAGAAGTTCACGATGCTACTAAGCGTGGCGGAACAGAAGAAAGTGGTAGTGCATGGCATGCAAAACAAGTTTTAACTTATTTAGGTGACCGAGAAGTTAATAAAGATGAAGATCCATTTTTTATCTATTTCGGATTTTCTCATCCTCATGATACTAGAAATGGAACTCCAGAATTGTTAGCAAAATATGGCGCAACAAATCATAAAGACCCAAATTCACTTCCGGCTGCAAATGATAAGCAACCAGAACTTCAAGATAATTATTTATTGGCACATCCATTTTTTCATGGACATCCAGGACTTAGGGATGAAGAACGTGTAAGCGGTGTTTGGAAAAATAGAGATGAGCAAACAATACGTAATGAACTAGGTAGAGAATATGCGTGTTCTGAAAATATAGATAATCAGTTAGAAAAAGTATTAAGCAAGCTTGAAGCTATGGGAGAGCTTGATAATACATATATTATTTATACTGCCGATCACGGGATGGCTATTGGTCGTCACGGTTTACAAGGGAAACAAAACCTTTACGAGCATACTTGGAAAGTACCATTTATAGTTAAAGGGCCTGGGATTCCTGCAGGGAAACGCGTTAAAGGGAATATGTATCTGTTAGATGTGTTACCAACATTATGTGATTTAGCAGATATTGAGGTGCCAGAAACTGTTGAAGGGAAAAGTGTTGTACCTGTATTAAAAGGAGAAAAAGAGGTGATTAGAGATGTGATGTATGGGGTTTATGCAGGAGGAACAAAACCTGGTATGCGCTCTGTGAAAAAAGGAGATTGGAAACTTATAAAGTATGATGTTATGGATGGCGCAGTGAGAGAAACTCAGCTTTTCAATTTAGCAGAAAACCCTAATGAGTATTTACCAGAACATCATAAAACGGGTGAAATGGAAACTGATTTAGCGGAGAACCCAAAATATGCTGAAAAATTAGCAGAAATGGAAGCTTTACTTCTAGAACAAATGATTGAAAACGATGATCCTTATCGTTTATGGAATCAGCCACAGATTAATTAAATACTATAAAATAGTATCATTTTTAAAAGCCTTGTACTCCATTTAGAGTATGAGGCTTTTTTTTGAGGTTTTAAAAAATTAATAATTTTATTGTTAATTTTTTTGAAATAAAGTGATTTTTATTCAAAACGGATGATAATTTACAGGTTAATGGTCATGGTTTACAGATTTAGTTTTTATGAAAGTGTAATTTTACTACAAACTAATAAAACTAAATAATGAGAAAAACACACACTTTAAAGAAAACATTTATAATGGCATTTATGTGTTTGTTTACTTCAGCTATTTGGGCAACCGATGAAACCGTGCCACTTAGTGGTAACATAAATAACTAGATGCTATGAAAATTGCTTTATTATCTTTTATTACTATTTTAATTACAGTTTGTGGTTTTGCGCAAAGAATTACTGTCGAAGATGCTGAATTTGATGACTTTTATTATAAGGCAGAAAACAAACCTGTTATAAAAGGGGAAGTTTTAAATCTTACAGAAGAAGAAATTAAAAACACTAAACTAGAATACTCCTTAGTTACTCCATTTGCTCAAAATGAATCTCAAATTAAGAAACATGGTACTCTTAATGCTGACGGTAGCTTTGAATTAGAAATTGATAATTCGTTTCCTTATCAGCAAATTTGGTTGCATGTTGGAAAACTGTTTTATGCAGGTGTTTATGCAAATTCCGATTTGCTCATAACCCTCGATGCCGACAGTTTAAGAACAAAGCGCGCTTACATGAATGGTCCTGGTGTTACATATTCAGGAACGGATGGAGCAGTGAATACGGTACTAAATAATCATGTGCTTTTTAAACATAAAAAAAAGTTGTCCATAGGGACAGCGATTTCAACTGTTAGAAGAAATAGAAATCTTGATTACGATACTTATCTATCAAAAACAGACAGTCTTTATGCTATACTTCACAAGATTGACGATCAATTTATAGAGAAGAATCCATCATCTTACGATTGGATGATCAAGAATGAAAGAATGTCTGATTATTATGGAATAATATGTCTTAAGCACAGGAGTTCTTCAACACCAAAAATGGACGAAAAGCTGTTCGATAAAATTAAAAATCATAAACCGTATTTGGTATCCAATGACGCATCAAGCTATTATAATTACTTTTTTGACTATATAGAAAGACGAGCAGGAAAATATGATAGACTTGATCTATATGATTTTAAAAATAACTCAAAACTTACCGAATCGGCAAGAATGGATGTGTTGGAGTATTATCAATTAAAAAATGAAGAAAAGGCAAAGGCAAAAGCATTTCAGCCTTTTGATCGGACAAGAACCCGAGAGCTTACCAAAAGTTTGGAGGCAGCATTGAATGATACTATAGTGGCTTTTAGAACTCAAAAAACCATAAAATTTATTGATAGCCTATTCAACGACAGTAAAGCCGACTTGTTAAAACTCAAACTATCTAGTAAAGATATAAATGAGCAGCGAATAATTTTTGAAACTACATTAAAAACAGTGAATACTGAATGGTGTAGAGAAAAATTAGAGGCAGGTTATGTTGAAAGCTTGGCTAAGTTGAAGACGATAGAGAATATTTTAAAAGAAGAAAAACCTTTTGAATCTGATAATAATATTGGAAAACCTATAGCGGAAATGCCATTTGGGGCAAAACTATATAAAGTAGATTCTGGTAATGGCCAAGCGCTTTTATCAAATATAAAATCGGCGTTTAAAGGGAAGGCGCTTATTTTAGATTTTTGGGCAACTTGGTGTGCACCTTGCTTATCAGATATGCCATATAGTAAAAAATTGCATGATGAATTTAAAGATGATTCTGTTGAGTTTGTTTATTTATGCACGTCAAGTGGTTCTAGTATGAAGAAATGGCAAGCTAAAATTGCTGAATTTGAAATTGGAGGCACACATATATTTGTGGAATCTAGTATTGAAAGTGATTTAATGGGGTTGTTTTCTTTTAGTGGTTTTCCAAGCTATGCCTTTATTGATGCTCATGGAGATTATAAACCTGGAGCAATAAAAAGAATGTCGCATCTAGATAAAGAGGTCGTTAAAAAAATGATAAGTAAGAAAAAGAAGTAAACCCCCATGTTTTACAATGTATTAAGAACTATTTAAGTGTTTTAAATCAAAGAATGTAATTCTTTTTTACTTAAAAAGATAAATAACTATCCAAAATATGCTACAAAAATCGCAGAGATGGAAGCTTTATAATTAGAGTAAATGATCGCCAATGATGATCCGTATCGTTTATGGAATCAACTACAGATTAATTAATATAAAATATTATCTTTTTTTAAAGTCTTGTACTCCATTAAGAGTACGAGGCTTTTTTTTTGAGGTTTTAAAAAATTAATAGTTTTATTGTTAATTTTTTGAAAAAATGTGATTTTTATTCAAAATGAATGATAATTTAAAGGGTAATCATCATAGTTTACAGATTTAGTTTTTATGAAATTGTAATATTACAATAACTAAAGAAACTAAAACAATGAGAAAAAACTACACTTTAAAAAAAACATTCATAATGGTGTTTTTATGCCTTTTTACTTCTGCTATTTGGGCAACCGATGAAACCGTACCACTTGGTGGTAACATTCAAACAGCTATAAATAATGTGGCTTCTAGTGGAGGAGGTATAGTAACTATAGCCACAGGGATTCACATTATAACCACCCCCATAAGAATGAAAAGTAATGTTACTCTGCAGGGCGAAGGGAATTGGGCTACGACTATTAAAACAAATACCGATATACAAGTTATTACAGCCGATGCTGAAGGGTTAGTTAATCTTGTTATTCAAAATATTAAAATTGAAGGCATTAATAGTGTGAGTGGTGGTGGTATACAAATAACATCACAAGGGGTCGATCACGATAATATTAAAATTTTGAATGTGCATTGTACTAAAACAGGTTGGGGCGTACATATTAAAGGCTGTAAAAATTTACTAATAAAAGATTGTTTGTTTGATGAAAATGGAGCAGTTAGTAAAGAAGGGTTTGCTCATAATTTATATTTAAGACGTGT from Algibacter sp. L1A34 includes these protein-coding regions:
- a CDS encoding TlpA family protein disulfide reductase, which produces MKIALLSFITILITVCGFAQRITVEDAEFDDFYYKAENKPVIKGEVLNLTEEEIKNTKLEYSLVTPFAQNESQIKKHGTLNADGSFELEIDNSFPYQQIWLHVGKLFYAGVYANSDLLITLDADSLRTKRAYMNGPGVTYSGTDGAVNTVLNNHVLFKHKKKLSIGTAISTVRRNRNLDYDTYLSKTDSLYAILHKIDDQFIEKNPSSYDWMIKNERMSDYYGIICLKHRSSSTPKMDEKLFDKIKNHKPYLVSNDASSYYNYFFDYIERRAGKYDRLDLYDFKNNSKLTESARMDVLEYYQLKNEEKAKAKAFQPFDRTRTRELTKSLEAALNDTIVAFRTQKTIKFIDSLFNDSKADLLKLKLSSKDINEQRIIFETTLKTVNTEWCREKLEAGYVESLAKLKTIENILKEEKPFESDNNIGKPIAEMPFGAKLYKVDSGNGQALLSNIKSAFKGKALILDFWATWCAPCLSDMPYSKKLHDEFKDDSVEFVYLCTSSGSSMKKWQAKIAEFEIGGTHIFVESSIESDLMGLFSFSGFPSYAFIDAHGDYKPGAIKRMSHLDKEVVKKMISKKKK
- a CDS encoding glycosyl hydrolase family 28-related protein — protein: MNKSLTFLIVLCFSVYSISAQKKSFSYTQVNIEQEVNTIMQDKWGDEFKHVEYPKQWLDNVVKVKPGASIQAAIDKISAAGGGIVFLKKGTHILSETLTLKGKVTLVGAGRKKTIILQGSNIVNAAFNIEAEPQVTDLVIKDLTLKGTGEGKINGILIRGRNESRHNRVMLQNIDVIHWSAQGVHMKRTNNIIMDNCNFQFNGSAGGLYHNVYFLYNKYILQSDCDMSFPVKGKGNKYTSCEYVLAQRCTIKDTKTNGIQADHDEAGYIFFHKYHVSDCARVALWFPCENYYDKYHYTENSKYAPQKVILNRCEIVNNTWGAMWRAVNDSYVINSVFDNKKVDMGLLKCDVIMENSSFKKGNEIYTDVKQWPKDVRILW
- a CDS encoding alginate lyase family protein — encoded protein: MKNFVLVLFVLLVNLKGFSNNAEGKITKDIQTEAAKANETIQYHFQFKNTLKNTETFYLSVDRPRELVCENSLNTSEITLKSGELFNGTLSVLVSNRMPEGGHESSFIVIKDKEGHILQKKEFITVRTLPHPFLLVTNSVFDEAKQKIKDYDWAKQNLDKMLLELDDFEFPARKTITKPRPTKVWSSLAYRSSDGEEAFKLGLAWRLTQDKPYKQKLIEFIKEVCDNEKGYLSVGAATTGVQVHEGNFFLFLAAACDIVFNEPELTAKDRENIENTFRFYLKQNSSHMESLGIMNHQASANAGAIVVALFLQDIPELDYLTNAEGGMADQIGKGVMADGWWFEGTANYCYLVTQRYSLVAQAFENYGLDLYHRRFPVKFKSADFENLKAGFTGMKFDNWGPPGKNTRGLEDMVTPYIPMMDENAYVVSSNDSNLKEPNEFYEFAYRAYKKPELAWVINKTKRESWVSLMYGLPNLPEVKDPRTESDFMPNVGLVALRSQPENKSPENQIQAYLKYGTHGGWHGHFDRASLVALDRNGHKYFGTEMAWYGYGKAGYKESVQTSATHNMVIVDELQQEAVPSKQLLFFKGEIMQASAVETHARWREIPRFNLEKFPPWNDKDFDADFNPIQQRRLSIVTNDYVVIADYMKSDKKHNYDWLIHPVGLTHLEGVKKSGPALEQLSQNEDSPYKYFKDAQWYKANNGVKMKFDEDGNKLDIYSLWPKKGKVLVSSYPNGGKQRDVRNNPNRKTYGLRINDKEVVFLNVLVPYQGENQIKKIESKSDTELTVFMKDGKKQHIRIENFKASGFKITMEAYQDNSIIKTETAHSKSFN
- a CDS encoding sulfatase-like hydrolase/transferase, giving the protein MKKIISLFSIVCLATIVLVSCKDKTAKNTAEVKEKRRPNFLFVLVDDQSPFDLQTYDPNSILQTPTISKLASEGVVVDQARNMGSMNGAVCTPSRHMIMSGRTVWHLPPSAEFQKQTDPVAIDEQTIGAVFNRAGYKTMRTCKKGNSYPGANRQFTEVHDATKRGGTEESGSAWHAKQVLTYLGDREVNKDEDPFFIYFGFSHPHDTRNGTPELLAKYGATNHKDPNSLPAANDKQPELQDNYLLAHPFFHGHPGLRDEERVSGVWKNRDEQTIRNELGREYACSENIDNQLEKVLSKLEAMGELDNTYIIYTADHGMAIGRHGLQGKQNLYEHTWKVPFIVKGPGIPAGKRVKGNMYLLDVLPTLCDLADIEVPETVEGKSVVPVLKGEKEVIRDVMYGVYAGGTKPGMRSVKKGDWKLIKYDVMDGAVRETQLFNLAENPNEYLPEHHKTGEMETDLAENPKYAEKLAEMEALLLEQMIENDDPYRLWNQPQIN